The Hypanus sabinus isolate sHypSab1 chromosome 23, sHypSab1.hap1, whole genome shotgun sequence genome includes the window GACTCTAACAATTTGTCATAAATGTACATTTCATTATCATGTTACTTTAGGGCGATTAGCGCAGCACGTTGCAGCACCAGCTGACTGGGGAACAGGGTCTTGCCACTATCCGAGAGGAGTTTTTATGCTCTCGCTGCCACTGCATGGCTTTCCTTCcgctgttctggtttcctcctatgtTCCGACGTACAGAGAGAGTTAGAAAGTTACGTTGCTGACAGAAGTCTGATGACACTTGAGGGCAGTTGCCTGCTCGACCCTCGGACTGTATTGGCCTTTGATGCAAAATGACACATCTCACTGTATttaaaacgcaaacacgaggaaatctgcagatgccggagactcaagcaacacacacaaaatgctggtggaacgcagcaggccaggcagcatctatagggagaagcacagtcgacgtttcaggccgagaccctttgtcaggactaactgagagaagaaatagtaagagatttgaaagtgggagggggagatctgaaatgataggagaagaccggagggggtggggtgaagctaagagctggaaaggtgattggcaaaagggatacagagttggagaagggaaaggatcatgggacgggaggcctagggagaaagaaaggaggaggggagcaccagaggaagacggagagcaggcaaggagtgactgtgagagggacagggagaaaagcgagagagagaaaagaaggacaaaagggaaaataataataaataaatcaaggatggtgtaagaaggggaggggggcattaacagaagttagggaaatcaattttcatgccatcaggttggaggctacccagacagaatataaggtgttgttcctccaacctgagtgtggcttcatcttgacagtagaggaggccatggatagacataccagaatgggaatgggacgtggaattaaaatgcgtggccactgggagatcctgctttctctggtggatggagcgtagatgttcagcaaaacggtctcccagtctgcgtcgggtctcaccaatgtataaaaggccacaccaggagactcacaggtgaagtgtcgcctcacctggaaggactggctggggccctgaatggtggtgagcgagaaagtgtaagggcaggtgtagcacttgttccgcttacaaggataagtgccaggagggagatcagtgggaagggatggggggaatgttttatcacatgtgataaataaagacaATCTTTTATCTTTTAATCATGTCACCCCTCAGTGCCCTTTGCTTCAGGGAATGCAGTcccagcctgtccaatctctcttTAAAGCTTAAGCCCTCCTGTCCAAGCAATCTCCTTTTCAatattttctgcaccctctctagctaACTCACACCCTTCCCGTtctatggtgaccagaactgaacaaaatTCTTTCCTGTGGTGTGGCAAGTAGAACTGAACACCAGAATCTTGGCACAGATAATTAGTTACATAAACTGCTAATTCTGAACTATTCTCAAGGAATTATGTAATTTTCAGTAGTTGATGAGCATTGACCAGCACTTTGTCATATTGTGCAATTCATGGTTGCTGAGAAGGATTTAAGCATTTTTTTTGTTCAATATACATTCTTAAAGCATGAACAATTTAAGCTGAAGTGAGTAAGTGCTTTGATTTACACTGAACTCTGGTAGAATGACTTTAGTGTGTTGAAATAAAACAAACTGAAAGCCAGAACACTACATTGTGGCACGTCGTTCCAGAACCAAGTGATATGTGGGTTTCCTGCCACAATGTCGTATCTCGCATCCAACGAGCTTCCCGCAAGAGTGGAACTAATCCTCTGAGCTGATGGTAAGCCATTCATGCAATGCCAGCCACACACCAGAGTGAGAGTCACCCAAACCTGAGTTATTGAGTTGCTGGACATAGACTCATGCTCAAAGGCCATGATCTAGGACATTGTCAATACTTCCACTGAAGCATCTATAAACCTTGGAAcaagcacaagaaattctgcagatactggaaatccagggcaacatacaaaaagctggaggagatcagcaggtcaggcagcatctatgaaaaggagtaaacagtcaattttCTGGACCGAGACTCTTtattaggactggaaaagaagggaagGAAGCCGGAATAAGAGagtagaagggggagggaaagTAGTGCAAGCTAGATGGtgctaggtgaagccagatgagtgCGGGAGGGTGTatgaagtgagaatctgggaggagataggtggaaaaggtaaagggctgaagaggaaacaacctgataggaaaggagaatgaaccattggagaaagggaaggaaggaggcaccagagggtgatgataggcaggtgaggaaaagggaAGACACAAGAGTgcagccagagtggggaatggaaaaaaaaggggagggggaactgTTATCAATGGAATTTAGTAGTTTGGTTTGAGAAGCCAACACTACTTTTTAGtctctttttttctttgtcaTTCTGAATGTTTCATACTCCCACTTAATCTTGTAGGTCTTAAGAAAACACTCGTAAGCAACAAGttctatgcctcattcttgatttCCAAAGAACCTCTGGATCGGAAAGGTATCAGGATCTAACAGCAAGGACATTCATCTTTGATTTTACTGCATCAGTACAATCATCGGTCAACTGAAATAAATACAGTTGAACATCATAATCACAGACCTGGCATGAGACTTAAGGTCTACCAGGCAACAGTGATTCCTCCCTTCCTAACTTTCTGAGATGTTCTCAAGCACATATCTGAAAGCACTGAAAAATACCATCAATGTTGAGTCCACACGATCCTCCAATATTTAAGTGAAGCAACATCAGTGTGTTCTCCTGAGCTACTTCCTAGAATCTCTCAGTCGACTACATTGTGCTACATTGTTCAAATTTCCAATGCTAATCTCttgaaattctttaatctgaGCTCTTCCACAGACTCATAGAGCtatacagcatagaaagaggttcttttaaaaaatgaatttcaaggtagcatatgataacataaacacaaaagattcttcaggtgctggaaatccaagacagggtacacaaaatactggaggaactcagcaggtcaggcaacatctgtgaaaatGAACAAACAATTGAATTTTCTGGACTGGAAAATCTTctacaggactggaaatgaaggggaagaTATttgggtgggggcaggggaagaaAGATAGCTAGAAgaggataggtgaagccaggtgggtgggaaaggcaaagggctggagatgtaaaaatctgataggagaggagagtggaccacaggagcaAATGAGGGGGGAGGGACACCAGGGAAggtggtaggcaggtgagaagaggtaagaggctagaatGAGGATTAGAAGAAGAGGGATGGAGGAGGGAAAAGATTCTGTTTACaggaggagaaatcaatattcatggcatcaggttggagactacccagatgcaATATTAGCTGTTGCTGCTCTAccccgagggtggcctcatcatggtatgagaggaagccatggaccgacatgtcgaaacgtgaatgggaataaaaacaGTCCCTCCGTCTTCCCTACAAATTCTGACAGCATAACTAACTTTGTGGAATTTTGATGTTTGCTTCTATCTCAGACTCTCAGCTTGCTTTCCACTATTATTTTTGGAGAACCAGATTTTGACAGAATTAGCTCTTGATCCACAGGTGAGGCACAGCATGTACTTCAATTAACGAATATAAATTTACTGAAGCCCTTTTATGAAGCTACTCCCAGTCCCAACTTTACGCTTGTCTGTACATTTTCATAGATCTCACATGACCCATAAATAACTGTTCAGACTGCATTACATTTTGCATCTTGTTGCCAGCATATTcaatttccatttttctttccgTAGCCTGGGGTGGCCTGGCCTTTGTTGCACTCAAACCAGAAGGGAAGTTGGACGTGACTTTGGCAGGTTTGCATGCTAAGATCAAAGGCAGAGCAGACCTATGATTTCTCAAATCAAAGGGAACGTCTTAACCTTCAATGTGCTTATTGAGGTTATAGGATAGGACTGAATAAACATCGAGCTCCTGTGATGCTGTTTATCTGAGTTCAGGTTATTAGTAATTCCTGGGCCTCCTCGGCACTGATGGGTTGGACAACTGCTTGTGGGTGGAGAGTCCCCAAATTCAGGATAAGAATTCCCAGAggccttcaaaactaatcaaagcGGGAATGTGCCTCTTAAACGGGAATTTGCCTTGACTTCTTGCAGTGTTATTGCATGGGTGAACTGATTCAAAAACCACGAGAGATTTCCTGGCATGTGATGTCTGGCCTGTAGCAAATACAAATTTCTCCATTATTGTCAGGTCTAACTCCAGCCACTCAGGAGTTTTCTCTCTGATCTTGTTGCCAAATATGGCTATGATGTAGAGAAAGATCTTGCATCTCTTTTGGTCTTCAACACGTAAATGGGCTGAATCCAAGACAAGGTGTGTCCAGTGGAATTTAAATGAATAATAAGTCTTCAACTTGACTCAATTTCAACTTTTGATTTCAAGAAGCTCTGAGGTAATGTTCcggctctggttagaccacacttggaatattgcattcagcTCTGCTTTCCTTATTATAGGAAATATGAATacgctttagaaagggtgcagagatgatttaccaggatgctcactgaattagagggcatgtcttctgaggatagggtgagcaagctagggttttctccttgaagcaaaaAAGGATGACggctgacttgatagagatgtagaagATAATAAGATCAAGTGGACAACCAGAGACCTTGCTCCCAgtgtggaaatgactaatatgagggggcataattttaaagtgattagaggaaagcataatggggatgtcagaggtaagttctttacaaagtgtggtgggtggtggtggaggcaacaGATACATTAGCGACAATAAGCACACAGATAGGCACATGAttggaagaaaaatggagggttatgtgggagggaaggtttagattgaacttagaataggttaaaagattgACACAATGAAGTATTGTACTGTagtgtcctatgttctatgtcaaTGTTTAATAAGTCAAAATCAGTGACTTCTTCTGCCACTACCACTGGGAAAATTATCAAAGGATATTTATTATTCAAATTAATATTTTCCTAAAACTTTTGTAGATAGAACATAATTGAGTGTCTTTCTGCATGTGGCTCACTGGCATCCTTGCAATTGTGTGTGAGCAGCACATTTAGTGACCAACTAGTGTTGGTCTTCAGCTGAGTggcagggatattgaggagcataATGCTTTAGCTGCTTTGACTGCAGCGGCAAAACATTGAAATCTAGGCCAACAGGGAGTAATGGTCCCTGGAATGGGCAATCACTGGCACCCTTTCCCCTACAGGCTGGAGAGGACAAGGTTTTGAATCACTTAGCCCATGCAATAACATCAAAATCAACTGCCTGAAATCAAAGGTAAATCCCCCAAAATTCCTTCCCGCTTTGATTATTTCTGGAGGTCTCTGGGAATTCTTGTCCTGAATTTGGGTGTGGACTGGATTCTCCAACCACAAGCAGATGgctaacctattgaatattgaaagactgagctagagtggatatgcagaagatgtttcctacagtgggggaatctaggaccagaggttacagcctcagaatagaaggatgttcctttagaacagagatgagaagactTTCTGgagtcagaggatggtgaaactatggaattcattggaacggaaggcagtggaggccaagtcactggggatATTTACAGCAGAGTTTGAcagactcttgattggtcaggatgtcaaaggttagggAGAAAGGCATTagaatgagtttgagagggaaaataaatcagccatgatggattggcggagcagactcgatgggctgctCCTTTGCCTTCTGGTCTAAACTATTGATGCAGTGGAGTCTTAGGATTTACTAATCGTCTTAACTGAGTCAAAAATGGTATGACAGGAGTTAGATGTTTATCTTCACGATTGAACCGGTTTGTATTGCCCAATCTTTATTGGCTATGATCTTAGAAGGTCACAGATTGTGCATTGACTTCTTACACCACAGAGATCAGCTCCAGTCTCAACTCTTTGGTGAAGTGGTCTATACTAGCATAGGTGGCTGGAAGAATTCGGTGGCGACTGGAGTGGTCCGAGAAACAGTTTACCTTTCAGGTCATGGGTCCTCATGAGAACTGGAACACTGAGGAAAATAGTGTGCTTTACATCGTAAAGGAAGAATGTTTATTGTGGTTGAGTTGAATTGTTCTCCAACCTAGGCAATTTGCTTGCAAATGTTTCAACAATTTTGATAGCATACAAGGAGATATCATCAGTCTGCTGTTAACTGACAATTAACCATGCACTAATGATGTCTCCTTGTatggtgatgaaacgtttgcaagtaaattgacAAGGACAAAGAACATCTCAATCCAACCATCAGCCACCTGAGCTGGGCACTTTCTGAATTATTCCCAGTAATTTATTTGATAAGAGCGTGGGGGCAAGACTGTCAAGGTAGCAATTACTTCAAAATGAAGGAGAGGCAAAGATAGAGACGGAGTcagagaggcagagagacagaCCACTTGATTGCCTTTTGCTTTCTGCATTGCTTCAGTGATGCCGAATACAAGCTCAGGGTTATCTTCTGTTGAATCTAACCCTCTGATGGAACATTATTTTCCTTCCTCTCCCCGAGGATGTGAAGCACCCTTCTGTCTCAGTTCTTTTCTTCACTGCCTCCTACTGCTGGCCTTTAAATTGCTTGCTACCATGACGGCTTTGCTCTGCACCATATCACAATTGCCGCCCCTGTATTTCCGTCCACTCTGCACCTTAAGATAAACGTGTTTTCTCAGTTTTGAGATAGGTTCCTAAaccaaaaacattgactgtattgcCCCCTTCACTGTTGCTGACTCAGTGATTGTTTCTGGAAATTTATGcttctgtttcagatttccagtgctTGTGGAATTTTCATTCCACACCTAGGCCTACGCATTAAAAATAATTGCACGGCCTGCACACTGTCACAGGTAGGCATATCTTTACATGAAATGTTGAACTCTTTAACAGTATGGTTTTACTCAGTAAATTACTTGGGCCTTTAGAATGACGGTGTCTTCACGTTAATGAGTGAAAAACATCATCTTTCCAGTTCAATGACATTACAGAGTTTTACTGGGCAATAACTATTTTAAAATATTAACCAAATATAATGTGAGACTGTCAAAAATGAGAAAAGTGCATTTGCAATACTTATTGCTGGTGTTTATATGCAAGGCAAATCTCCCTGTAAGcagacaagaaaaaaaatcagtgattCATCATGTGAAGCTGAAGCTTTTGCTGAGCATTAAATCAGGTTAGTACCATAGTTACTTTGACACTTATCATCATAATGTATACaatttggttggctgccaatgggCAATCTCATCATTTGATGAACCTGCACTGCTGAATTACACCCATGGCAACTTTTAACCCACTACTTGTACACCTTTGGAagttgggaggaaaccagagcgcccagaggtcacggggagaatgtacaaactccttccatgacagcagtggaattgaacccaggtcattggcGCTGTAATTGCATTACCCTCACCGCTACTGTGTTGGCCCAATTGTTTGGAGGAACCGTCATCGGCACCTTGAGATGGTCCTCATCAGATTGAAACCTCTTCCACTGAGAACAGAGTCTAATTATGATGACAAGTGCTTGAAAAATATTGGTGGGGAAAGAATACAGTATAGGGCCAAGGTGAGAAAACCCCTCAATCATCATAGTAGTACACCTCCTTGGAGTGGCAGCAGAACCATTGATGTGTGTGAATGCAAGAGAACAATATGGAAAGCATTGACTATGAATGTAAAAAATGAAAAGGCATTGCACGGTTTATTCTGGTAAATATACTcctattatgaataaagtttattttgataaaaaTAATCGCTTGAAAATATATCTTAAAGCTTATCATAGTACGAAAGACAGCTCTGATTGTTCCACAAAGCTGCATTGAATTTAAATCTTTTATTTGTTCTTCAGGCATTCAGCATAGGAAAGCAACTCAAAATATCCATATATTTCAGACAAGTGCGTTCTATCCATGGTACATTTACATTTTTAAAAGCCAAAAAGTTCCTTTCTTTGTTTTTaaaccttgaacactacctcactacatctgttgcactacttattttaacttaagcattaatatatatatatttactgtatcaatatttatttatcatgtatttcattgtactgctgccataaagttagtgaatttcatgacatatgacgatgctattaaacctgattctgattctgaactgcaCATTAGTAGCAATTTGCACTGGATTGACCTACCAACCTGtgcagctttggactgtgggcagaAACAGGAACACACGGAGGGAGCCCACCTGgttacaggaagaacatgcaagcTCCACTTAGACTGTACCCAGACGTCAGGATCGAACCCGTATCACTGGATATGTGAGGCAGCAGCGTCACCAGCTGCGCTGCAGTGCCGATCCCAAATGTTGTCCCGGAGAACGTATTGTCTTCTTCACACGTTAGGTAAACTTTCACTGTTTAACactaaaaagaaattaaatatattatcaaagtgcgCATTCTCACCGTatgttaccctgagattcattttcttgcaggcatttgcaggagAATAAAGACATACAAtcgaatttatttttttaaaaaagtatacaTTAACAATAactgacaaacaactgatgtgcaaaagaaggcgagttgtgcaaataaataagtaactCTGAGAACGCCTGTTTACTGATTGATTGATTTCTTGATCGATTGTCATTCAGcctgaaataggcccttccagccctttgggcCGTGcctcccagcaacccctgacttaaccctagcctaatcatggggcaatttatgatgactaattaacctatgaactggtaggtctttgaacTGCGGCAGGAAACAGGAAAcccagaaggttgaggggaaagcacacaaactccttacagcgagcagcgagaattgaacccgtgtcactggtacggtaaagtgttgcgctaaccactatgctaacaTGCCACCCCATGAAGTGAGtaatccatagattgtggaatcagttcagatttgaggTGGGTGAAGTTGCCCACGCCGGTTTGGGAGTCTAATGGTTgtcgggtaagaacaggcagtgTGAGACCCAAGGTTCCTGTACGTGATGGAGAGAGGGATCGGTAACTTTGCAGAGTGCCACTCAACATCTGGAGAGCATATCATAATGAACAGAAAGGAAAACCTCAGAAAAGAAGGAATTCATTTTCCTTAAAGGGTTATGCATCTTTGAAATTCTTTCCTCAAAGGAGCTGTGGATGctgagtcattgaatatattcgaGGCTGAGGTGGACGTTTAGACTACAGGGAAATTGTGGGTTTATAGGTCACAGACAAGGAAAGTGATGGCTAACAATGAGGTAATGGATTGCGTTAAAGAGCAGAGCAGGATCCAGGGCCAGATagcttattctgctcctattgcTTCTGATGTCTTCAACAAAAGGAAGAGGAGGTCAGGCCCTATTGGTTACTGACACATCTGCTGGATATCCTCCTTCAGCAGGCTGAATGATGTTATCCAGTACTGAAGATTCCATTTGCCCTTTCCTCAGGTCAGCTGTCATCCTATTGCTGGGTCCTGCAACTCTTTGTTGGCTTTTCTTTATCTAATGTCTTGCAACTTCTGAGATGCTGCTGATTGGGCTAATAACTTCTCCTCAGTTCTCTGAGACAACATAAGCCCAgaggacacaggagcagaattaggcccttcagcccatccagtccactcCACCAGAACAGCCGAGAGGATTTTGTGGTTCCTGAAGGGATTCCAGTCAATCAGCTTTAATGAAATCAGTTCTGTTGTTACCTCTTCTGCCTTTGCCTCTTATTTCCAGCAGAATCTATATTTGTGTGTGAATCGACGCCACACTTGAGTGCTGTGAACTTTGTGCCAATAAATCAGATCTCAGTACGATTAAAGCAGGAAGTGTGGTTGATGAAAGATTAAGggtctgtcacatgtacatcaaaacatcgaagcatacagtgagaTGTGTAGTTAGCAATTGAATGATGCAAAGGCAATTACCACCAGAAAGAAAAGCATTAGGTTTAGGATGGAGGTGAATAACTGGCACACCATGGAGATTTTGGTGCAGGCAAACATGAAGCAGGCATGAGAATTTTTAGATACGTGGATCTCTTCTGATAACTCCATAAACAAACATATCGAAATAGACGGCACCTATGAGGCCCTAAGGGCCAATAGAAGTCAAAGGTCAACCTAAGGGTAGACATTCAGGACCGAGGCAAGTGAATGGGAGCCATAGACACGAGCACTCCTAGAGAGAAACTCCAACAGCTTTGCcctgaggatgtcacctcgaaTGGCtttgaaatgattgcaatctaATTGCCAAGCTTGGCAAACACCACAACATCAAATTGAAAGCATTAAGTATCTGAAACGTGCATAACTGTTGGTTCCTCCATCAGCCACACACCATCCTGATGTGGGTGTTCCTTTATCATCGCTGGCCTTAAATCTTAGAACTGCCCAGTCATCACTGCTTGCTCGATGGTAGGCATGGATTtagcgggctgaagggcctatttctaagTTGTACCTGCTCATCTATCTCCTGTACTCTCCATCTCAATACCGTCATAGGAACATCAAGAGAAGCAACTCCAGAGGTTTAAGAAGGTGGCTCGTTACTACTTTCCCAGCAGCAGTTAAGCTTGGGCATTCAATGCTGGGCCTTGCCAGCAATTACACATCccgaaaaaaacccaaaaaaaggGCACAATTACAGAATAAACATAAAACAACTTTACAAAGAGAAATGTTAGCCAGTCTCAGTAAACACACAATCATCTCACTTACATCAATGGTTGATGGCTTACTTGATATCTCACAGAATTTTTCCAAAGCTTCTCGATATCTTAACTGCTGCGCTGTTAGAGAAACACAGATGTATTTTCTGGAAGGAAGCAAAATTTGTTCACAAAGGAAAGTGACTTGAGATTGAACAGAAACAGAAGGAAAAAGATTCATTTGAAGGTTTAGATTAAGGGATTAAAACAGAATGTTCAAAGGTTTGGAAGTCCTGACACGATTTATACCCCAAAAAGTAGAGAAAGAAATCTCATGGGAACCAGCTACAGAAATATTTTCTCAGCTGTGATCTATCAAAGTAAGATAAAGTACTATATAATTTCACATAGAAGAGGCCTGAGGTTGACTGGAAAAGCTATAAAAAGTGATTAATTTAACAAAGTGAGACATAGATGGAAAAATCATTCTATTGGTTACTTTATACAAACCTACAATATAAAGTGTTCATAAATACCATATCTTTCTTTAAAAAGAGTACTTCATATCTTTTAGGACATTAATATTTTATGTTTGTGCATTGAACAAAATTGCGTTAGAAATTACCTTCTTTCAGGGTACTTCAcctgaaatgatggagcagaaatGCATTTTAGGATTTAAGGAAATGTTTTTAAATTTGATCTGCGCTACATCAAGAAACAAGTCTATGGTTGTGCAGTTTCCTTTCGGAGAGGCTGCAAGACTTAATTCTCTGATTTCAGAAGCTGTGGATGCAACGTGATTCTTAATCAAATTCGGAAGAATTTCTGATTTATTTCTCCTGTTGTCGGCAGGATGGCAGTGAAGGAATTAGGGCAGTGTAAAGCTCCTCCTGTAAGATGGGGGATTGCAGGGTATCTAACGGTCtcactgatgactacatctgcaggaagtgcacgcaacttcagctcctgaacgacaaggtcaaggaactggagctggagcttgGATGGACCATCCAAGAGGCTGAGAACCTCATAGACGAGACTCTTAGTGAGGTGATCACTctcagagtgcaggcttcagatgaTGGATAGATGACCACCAGGAAAAGTAAAgggagtaagcagtcagtgcagggtGCCTCTGTGGACAGTCCCCTTagcaacaagtatacccctttggatactgctgatgGGGATGAGCTAtcaaggcacaacagcagcagccACTGTGGCTGTCTCTGAGACTCAGCatggaagggtaaagtcaggtagAGCGATAGTGATAGGAGTCTCGATAGTGGGGtagacaggagattctatggCTGTGAAAAGGAtatcaggatggtgtgttgcctccaagGTGCTAGGGTCAAGGATTtctcagagtggctgcagaatATTCACAAGAGGgagtgtgagcagccagaggtcatggcacACATTGACACCAGTGACATAAATAGAAAGGATGTATTGGGAGTTAGggtagagcgggggtcggcaacctgcggctcccgagccatttgtggctctttcacctctgtgctgcggctccctgtggctttgggaaataattggtcagtatttaattaaaatgtattttatgttagtttgttagcttttgaaatgtaattatggtgatcttgtacaacctaagtgtagcgacacatttcctgccacatccgaaacggctcacaattagccagcattccggctaagggagatagcctacgggggtttgtgagtacgcgtcttttgcagcatctgcgtccatgggggctgggttgagggaggcttaaaagcaaggctgtttagttcgaataaagctatctttgactgcagtttactgacaccgctacaacgtgtttttatcgctggctgtccagacggaaggtgctgaaacgctttgtcgcgtgtctggaagaagtgaaaactttcctgggcagcaaagggctcacctttcctgagctggaacagccagagtggctggaaaagctacacttcatggtagacatgacagcgcacctgaacacgctgaacacagctcttcaggggaaaggacgtacagccctgcacatgttggaggatgttttggcattcgagcgcaagttgacagtgcttgccagagatttacagaaaggcactttgtctcacttccccaatttgagagagttcaaacaaggtcacgacatgataatttcggagtatttacattctgcaatcatcgcaatgcaaacatcgtttgggaaacgcttctgtgagttcagagaggaaaaaaacacattatccttcccggtcactcccttaagcatcgatccttccctactgaatacgactgcattggcaggtgtgagtcaacctgatcttgagatggaactggccgacatagccgacaaagacatatgggtgtccaagtttagacgcttgacagcagaccttgaagatgttgcccgtcagaaggccgttcttgctcagaaacacaaatggagtgatattgaaaacctcacagatgacagcttgcgatcctgtgtaaagatgaaggtgacatcatacagccctgatgtgcagacgctgtgcgctgaggtccaggagcagaaatcccattaaccaagtatgataaatattttaattgccta containing:
- the LOC132380303 gene encoding general transcription factor II-I repeat domain-containing protein 2-like; the encoded protein is MVDMTAHLNTLNTALQGKGRTALHMLEDVLAFERKLTVLARDLQKGTLSHFPNLREFKQGHDMIISEYLHSAIIAMQTSFGKRFCEFREEKNTLSFPVTPLSIDPSLLNTTALAGVSQPDLEMELADIADKDIWVSKFRRLTADLEDVARQKAVLAQKHKWSDIENLTDDSLRSCVKMKVTSYSPDVQTLCAEVQEQKSH